A DNA window from Mycoplasmopsis pullorum contains the following coding sequences:
- the ptsP gene encoding phosphoenolpyruvate--protein phosphotransferase: MKIKGIGASKGVAISKVFKIEELPLEITKNAQNPELELQKYQDAQEAVMVKINKAKDLAKDPEHAAIFEAHLNFVIDPYAVDSINNMIKNENLSAEYAVKNFYDEFANMFAMMDDEYMRERAADVKDVAKKILYVLNGIEEPNLSEISEEVVIVAEDLSPSQTVQLDKKYVKGFVTNIGGPTSHTAIMARSLGIPSVVGTNNILELVKNGDVIALNGDKGEVVVNPSAEEIEHFKEEMVKYEQYLSRLALLKGRQSQTSDNHHIEIAANIGTPSDLQSVLDNDAEGIGLFRSEFLYMDNDHWPTEEEQYQAYKKVLEGMNGKRVVIRTLDIGGDKTLKYFKFPEEMNPFLGYRAIRFCLNNLDIFKTQLRALVRASAHGKLGIMIPMVTNVPEFLEAKKVFEEVYNELQSEGAKIASRENIEFGLMMETPAAAVLSDQFCKHADFVSIGTNDLIQYSMAADRMNENISYLYQPLNPSILRLVKLIIDGAHKHGKWAGMCGEMAGDRRAMPLLIGLGLDEFSMSASNVLAARELASKLSYAQMQELANKAIELESEVEVAQLLEKELNI; the protein is encoded by the coding sequence ATGAAAATTAAAGGAATAGGAGCTTCTAAAGGTGTTGCAATTTCAAAAGTTTTTAAAATTGAAGAATTACCTTTAGAAATTACTAAAAATGCACAAAATCCTGAATTAGAATTACAAAAATATCAAGATGCTCAAGAAGCTGTAATGGTAAAAATCAACAAAGCCAAAGATTTAGCTAAAGATCCAGAACACGCAGCAATTTTTGAGGCTCATTTGAATTTCGTAATTGATCCTTATGCAGTAGATTCAATCAATAACATGATTAAAAACGAAAATTTAAGTGCTGAATATGCAGTTAAAAATTTCTATGATGAATTCGCAAACATGTTTGCTATGATGGATGATGAATACATGCGTGAACGTGCAGCTGATGTTAAAGATGTTGCTAAAAAAATCTTATATGTACTAAATGGTATCGAAGAACCAAATTTAAGTGAAATTAGTGAAGAAGTTGTGATTGTAGCTGAAGACTTAAGTCCTTCACAAACTGTGCAATTAGACAAAAAATATGTTAAAGGTTTCGTAACAAACATTGGTGGTCCTACTTCACATACAGCTATTATGGCTAGAAGTTTAGGAATTCCAAGCGTAGTTGGAACTAACAATATTTTAGAATTAGTGAAAAACGGTGACGTTATTGCTTTAAATGGTGATAAAGGTGAAGTTGTTGTAAATCCAAGTGCAGAAGAAATTGAACATTTCAAAGAAGAAATGGTTAAATACGAACAATACTTATCACGTTTAGCATTATTAAAAGGAAGACAAAGTCAAACATCAGACAATCACCATATTGAAATTGCTGCAAACATCGGAACACCAAGCGATTTACAAAGTGTTTTAGATAATGATGCTGAAGGAATTGGTTTATTTAGAAGTGAGTTCCTATACATGGATAATGACCACTGACCAACCGAAGAAGAACAATATCAAGCATACAAAAAAGTTCTTGAAGGAATGAACGGTAAAAGAGTTGTTATTCGTACACTTGACATCGGTGGAGATAAAACTTTAAAATACTTTAAATTCCCTGAAGAGATGAATCCATTTTTAGGATATCGTGCAATTCGTTTTTGTTTAAATAATTTAGATATTTTCAAAACTCAATTAAGAGCTTTAGTAAGAGCAAGCGCACATGGAAAATTAGGTATTATGATTCCTATGGTTACAAACGTACCTGAATTTTTAGAAGCTAAAAAAGTTTTCGAAGAAGTTTATAATGAACTTCAAAGTGAAGGTGCAAAAATTGCTTCAAGAGAAAATATTGAATTTGGATTAATGATGGAAACTCCTGCTGCAGCTGTTTTATCAGATCAATTCTGTAAACATGCAGATTTCGTATCAATCGGAACAAACGATTTAATTCAGTATTCAATGGCAGCTGATAGAATGAACGAAAATATTTCTTACTTATATCAACCATTAAATCCATCAATTTTAAGATTAGTTAAATTAATTATCGACGGAGCACACAAACACGGTAAATGAGCTGGAATGTGTGGTGAAATGGCTGGAGACCGTCGTGCAATGCCACTTTTAATTGGATTAGGACTTGATGAATTCTCAATGTCTGCTTCTAACGTGTTAGCAGCTAGAGAATTAGCATCAAAACTATCATATGCACAAATGCAAGAATTAGCAAACAAAGCAATTGAACTTGAAAGTGAAGTTGAAGTTGCACAACTTTTAGAAAAAGAATTAAACATCTAA
- a CDS encoding FMN-dependent NADH-azoreductase, with translation MKKVLFLNGSISTRKNSFSSIVTQEIIDEYRRLNPDDEIIEYDLNKTHTGAIVHAHNLAEYYNQVDSDFWIDLLAKVDKIIITSSEINFSVSPVVKNFIDSITVPKKTFVYNRDSSINNPSQGLLNHLSVLIVTSRGSHESAYTWAATGEWLKNIWLFLGVPNVQHIDIHGTDLAENKNLSSQEIKNKYKDEIGKVLKEF, from the coding sequence ATGAAAAAAGTACTATTTTTAAATGGTTCAATCTCTACTAGAAAAAATTCATTTTCAAGTATTGTAACACAGGAAATTATCGATGAATATCGTAGATTAAACCCTGATGATGAGATTATTGAATATGATTTGAACAAAACTCACACCGGAGCAATTGTACATGCTCATAATTTAGCTGAGTATTACAATCAAGTTGATTCAGACTTTTGAATTGATTTATTAGCAAAAGTAGACAAAATTATTATTACATCTTCAGAGATTAATTTTTCAGTTTCCCCAGTGGTCAAGAATTTTATTGATTCAATAACGGTACCAAAAAAAACATTCGTATATAACCGAGACTCATCAATTAATAATCCTAGTCAAGGTTTATTAAATCATTTAAGTGTTTTAATTGTGACTAGCAGAGGCTCGCACGAATCTGCTTATACTTGAGCAGCTACCGGGGAATGATTAAAAAACATTTGATTATTTTTAGGTGTCCCAAATGTGCAACACATCGATATCCACGGTACCGATTTAGCGGAAAATAAAAATTTAAGCTCTCAAGAAATTAAAAATAAATACAAGGACGAGATTGGAAAAGTATTAAAAGAATTTTAA
- a CDS encoding LLM class flavin-dependent oxidoreductase, with amino-acid sequence MKKIELGITTFGETTKLEKTNSSISHSQRIKNIIKEMELADKVGLDVYGIGEHHRDDFAVSVPEILLAAGAVNTKNIRLTSAVSVLSSSDPIRLYQNFSTIDAISDGRAEIMVGRGSFTESFPLFGYDLKQYDQLFEEKLDMLLQINENEKLIWSGELTHSVLNKGVYPRSVQPQLPIWVATGGNPTSVVNIAKRGLPIVFATIGGDPLKFKVLVDIYKKAWKNFEKDDSKMKVAAHSWGWIEDDKESAINNYFWPTKKLVDSIAKTREHWSELTRERYESEVSETGAIFVGDPQSVAQKIIRIVEGLDLDRFMLHIPVGSMPHEDTLRAIELFGTQVAPIVRAYFEDK; translated from the coding sequence ATGAAAAAAATTGAATTAGGTATTACAACTTTTGGAGAAACAACAAAATTAGAAAAAACGAATTCATCTATTTCGCACAGTCAAAGAATTAAAAACATAATTAAAGAAATGGAATTAGCAGATAAAGTTGGTTTGGATGTTTACGGAATTGGTGAACATCATCGTGACGATTTTGCTGTTTCTGTACCTGAAATTCTACTTGCTGCAGGTGCGGTTAATACAAAAAATATTCGTTTAACCAGTGCTGTTTCAGTACTATCATCAAGTGATCCAATTCGACTATATCAAAACTTTTCAACAATAGATGCAATTAGTGATGGTCGTGCAGAAATTATGGTTGGACGTGGTTCTTTTACTGAGTCGTTTCCTTTGTTTGGTTACGATTTAAAGCAATATGACCAATTATTCGAAGAAAAGTTGGATATGCTTTTACAAATAAACGAAAATGAGAAGCTGATTTGAAGCGGTGAATTAACTCATTCAGTTTTAAATAAAGGTGTATATCCACGTTCGGTACAACCACAATTACCTATTTGAGTGGCAACAGGTGGTAATCCAACTTCAGTAGTAAACATCGCTAAGAGGGGACTACCAATTGTTTTTGCGACGATTGGAGGAGATCCTTTAAAATTTAAAGTTTTAGTAGATATCTATAAAAAAGCTTGAAAAAACTTTGAAAAAGATGATTCAAAAATGAAAGTCGCAGCTCACTCCTGGGGATGAATTGAAGATGATAAAGAAAGTGCGATTAATAATTATTTTTGACCTACGAAAAAACTTGTGGACTCGATTGCGAAAACAAGGGAACACTGAAGTGAATTAACTCGCGAACGATATGAAAGTGAAGTGAGTGAAACAGGGGCAATTTTTGTTGGTGATCCTCAAAGTGTGGCACAAAAGATTATTCGAATTGTTGAGGGGTTGGATTTAGATCGTTTTATGCTCCACATCCCTGTCGGTTCAATGCCACACGAAGATACATTAAGAGCAATTGAGTTATTTGGTACTCAAGTAGCTCCAATTGTGCGTGCATACTTTGAAGACAAATAA
- the rplS gene encoding 50S ribosomal protein L19: protein MRNSLIESVEKSQLRTDLPAFQTGDNVRVHVRIREGEKERIQVFEGLVISKKESGTREKFIVRKISYGVGVERSFPVNSPLIASIEVVRSNKTRRQKLYYMRNRSGKSARLKEIKRK from the coding sequence ATGAGAAATAGTTTAATTGAATCAGTTGAAAAATCACAATTACGTACAGACTTACCTGCTTTCCAAACAGGTGACAACGTTAGAGTTCACGTTCGTATTCGTGAAGGTGAAAAAGAACGTATCCAAGTTTTCGAAGGTTTAGTTATTTCTAAAAAAGAATCTGGAACAAGAGAAAAATTTATAGTTAGAAAAATTTCATATGGTGTTGGTGTTGAAAGATCATTCCCAGTTAACTCACCTTTAATCGCAAGTATTGAGGTTGTTCGTTCAAACAAAACAAGACGTCAAAAACTTTACTACATGCGTAACCGTAGTGGTAAGAGTGCTCGTCTTAAAGAAATTAAAAGAAAATAA
- the trmD gene encoding tRNA (guanosine(37)-N1)-methyltransferase TrmD: MKINFLTLFPNYFKPLIEESVINKAIQKGLINLNVVDFRDFSKSKHRKVDDEIFGGGHGLLLQIEPIDLALDSLPNRGGYKVLVTPQGKKFDQAIANELATKEQITFISGRYEGFDERIVELVDIELSIGDYVLTGGELPSMVMADSILRLVPGVIREESHKFDSFQNNGLLDYPQYTRPRVYKGMEVPEVLLNGNHKEIEKWKVDAQWQKTLKNRPDIIERIKNEK, translated from the coding sequence ATGAAAATCAATTTCCTAACTCTATTTCCGAACTATTTTAAACCACTAATTGAAGAAAGTGTTATTAACAAAGCGATTCAAAAAGGTTTAATTAATTTGAATGTTGTGGATTTTAGAGATTTTAGTAAAAGTAAACACAGAAAAGTTGACGATGAAATTTTTGGTGGTGGACACGGTTTATTATTACAAATTGAACCAATCGACTTAGCTTTGGATTCGCTTCCAAATCGAGGCGGATACAAAGTTTTGGTTACACCACAAGGTAAAAAATTTGATCAAGCAATTGCAAATGAATTAGCAACAAAAGAACAAATTACCTTTATTTCTGGTCGTTACGAAGGTTTTGACGAAAGAATCGTAGAACTAGTTGATATTGAATTATCAATTGGTGACTATGTTTTAACAGGTGGAGAGTTACCATCAATGGTAATGGCGGACTCAATTTTAAGATTAGTCCCAGGTGTTATTCGAGAAGAATCACATAAATTTGATAGTTTTCAAAATAATGGACTTTTAGATTATCCACAATATACAAGACCAAGAGTTTACAAAGGAATGGAAGTTCCGGAAGTTTTATTAAATGGAAATCACAAAGAAATTGAAAAATGGAAAGTCGATGCTCAATGACAAAAGACGTTAAAAAATCGACCAGACATTATTGAAAGGATAAAAAATGAGAAATAG
- the rpsP gene encoding 30S ribosomal protein S16 — MVKIRLKRMGSKFNAIYKIVAADSRAPRDGKFIEALGHYNPHSKELVLNKEATSKWLAQGAQPTVTVSNLFRKNKLTAELKSGKQWKSIS; from the coding sequence ATGGTTAAAATCAGACTTAAACGCATGGGAAGCAAATTCAATGCAATTTACAAAATCGTTGCTGCTGACTCAAGAGCACCACGTGATGGTAAATTCATCGAAGCTTTAGGACACTACAATCCACATTCAAAAGAATTGGTATTAAACAAAGAAGCAACATCAAAATGATTAGCACAAGGTGCTCAACCTACTGTAACAGTTTCAAACTTATTTAGAAAAAACAAATTAACAGCTGAATTAAAATCTGGTAAACAATGAAAATCAATTTCCTAA
- a CDS encoding phosphoglycerate kinase, with protein sequence MKKTIDDLNLSGKKVLIRVDFNVPIKDGVITSTKRITAALPTIKKVISEGGKAILLSHLGRVKTEEDLAKRNIEPVAAELSKQLGKEVKFVNQTRGAELENAIAQMKDGDVLLMQNTRYEDLNDKAESKNNPELGKYWASLGDVFINDAFGTAHRAHASNVGIASNISESGLGYLMEKEVSALSKAINNPEHPYVAIIGGAKVSDKIQVLENLIKIADKMIIGGGMAYTFLKAQGHSIGNSLVENDYLELAKNFLEKYGDKVILPVDHLCAKEFADVKGEVQGIDIADGYMGLDLGPKSEEIFAKALEGAKTVVWNGPMGVTEFENFKEGTLSVCRAIAKLQNCYSVVGGGDSVAAVQKLGMEDKFSHVSTGGGASLELLQGLALPGVESIPNK encoded by the coding sequence ATGAAAAAAACTATTGATGACTTAAATTTAAGTGGTAAAAAAGTATTAATTCGTGTTGACTTTAACGTTCCAATTAAAGATGGTGTTATTACTTCAACTAAGAGAATTACAGCTGCTTTACCAACAATTAAAAAAGTTATTTCAGAAGGTGGAAAAGCAATTTTATTATCACACCTTGGTAGAGTAAAAACAGAAGAAGATTTAGCAAAAAGAAACATTGAGCCAGTTGCTGCTGAATTATCAAAACAATTAGGTAAAGAAGTTAAATTCGTAAACCAAACTAGAGGTGCAGAATTAGAAAATGCAATTGCGCAAATGAAAGACGGTGATGTTTTATTAATGCAAAACACTCGTTATGAAGACTTAAATGATAAAGCTGAAAGTAAAAACAATCCTGAATTAGGTAAATACTGAGCTTCATTAGGTGATGTATTTATTAACGATGCTTTTGGTACTGCACACCGTGCACACGCTTCAAACGTCGGAATCGCTTCAAACATTAGCGAAAGCGGTTTAGGATACTTAATGGAAAAAGAAGTTTCTGCTTTATCTAAAGCAATTAACAATCCAGAACATCCATATGTAGCAATTATTGGTGGAGCTAAAGTTTCAGATAAAATCCAAGTGCTTGAAAACTTAATTAAAATCGCAGATAAAATGATTATCGGTGGTGGAATGGCTTACACATTCTTAAAAGCTCAAGGACACTCAATTGGTAACTCATTAGTTGAAAACGATTACTTAGAATTAGCTAAAAACTTCTTAGAAAAATATGGTGACAAAGTTATTTTACCTGTAGACCATTTATGTGCTAAAGAATTTGCTGATGTTAAAGGTGAAGTTCAAGGAATCGATATTGCCGATGGATACATGGGATTAGATTTAGGACCTAAATCAGAAGAAATTTTTGCTAAAGCACTTGAAGGTGCAAAAACAGTGGTTTGAAACGGACCTATGGGGGTTACTGAATTTGAAAACTTCAAAGAAGGTACTCTTAGCGTTTGTCGTGCTATTGCTAAATTACAAAATTGCTATTCTGTAGTTGGTGGTGGTGACTCAGTTGCTGCTGTTCAAAAACTAGGAATGGAAGATAAATTCTCACACGTTTCAACAGGTGGTGGAGCTTCATTAGAATTATTACAAGGTTTAGCTTTACCTGGTGTTGAATCAATTCCTAACAAATAA
- a CDS encoding diadenylate cyclase, which produces MLSNILLIVILVLIVFILLFVTSPYLFNFAKSRFTRTKYNKLGKSSQIRLINQLREAVIYLSKHKIGAIITIENTENVDNLRTDGVILNANISSSLLIAIFNKESPLHDGAVVIRDNKIYYASTFYKITRKSMENRYGSRHRAAMGISEICDATTIVVSEETGTVSITKGGNIAEVRIDEFQEQLVRYLQD; this is translated from the coding sequence GTGTTAAGTAACATTTTATTAATCGTAATTTTAGTGTTGATTGTTTTTATTTTGCTTTTTGTTACTTCGCCATATTTGTTTAACTTTGCTAAATCACGTTTTACTCGTACAAAGTACAACAAATTAGGTAAAAGTTCACAAATTCGTTTAATAAATCAATTACGTGAAGCGGTTATTTATTTAAGTAAACACAAAATTGGTGCAATTATTACAATTGAAAACACTGAAAACGTGGACAATTTACGTACTGACGGAGTCATTTTAAATGCCAACATCAGTTCGAGTTTATTAATTGCTATTTTTAACAAAGAAAGTCCACTGCACGATGGTGCTGTGGTGATTCGTGATAACAAAATTTATTACGCATCGACATTTTATAAAATTACCAGAAAAAGTATGGAAAACCGTTATGGTTCACGTCATCGTGCGGCTATGGGGATAAGTGAGATTTGTGATGCGACCACAATTGTTGTCTCTGAAGAAACCGGGACAGTTTCAATTACTAAAGGTGGAAACATCGCTGAAGTTCGCATCGATGAATTCCAAGAACAATTAGTTAGATATTTACAAGATTAA
- the mgtE gene encoding magnesium transporter, giving the protein MDYTIEQIHEELVEIIKSKSILKAREFLDDHPYADVALAVENLPLNQQLYFFRILTTNEAAELFSYLEDESKTKLVHSFTEDWGKEIIQELQSDELADLLEELPVNLQKKILSETPPEKRNLINEILKFDDNQVGSIMSVDIFPIQNTWTCAKALRRIKEMYFDDEKEFTHYFYVTDEKGILLGSVTFEEIVFTDRSSTIDEIYSSVRSVHTYDNKEEAANIFADHDSSSLPVVNIENRLIGMITSDDVIDVIRDSATEDIYKIAGISAADSEEAYLKRSVLSFVKSRVFWLIILLISATLSELIIQTFLNFTENYFKLSLRVSLSAAIISSILPVISGSAGNAGSQASSTIIRAIALGEIPKGQYMKAIRKELCVALILGAILFIVNFLRLVVYFSISGDLIRQTKNILLFTLASSVSLYFVIIIAKLLGTAIPLVASRLKRDPAVMSAPILTTLSDAISVLFAFSTLILIFYLAYKVFVNQPASAMEVNALISLVN; this is encoded by the coding sequence ATGGATTATACAATTGAACAAATTCATGAAGAATTAGTCGAAATTATTAAATCTAAATCAATTCTCAAAGCTCGAGAATTTTTAGACGATCATCCATATGCGGACGTAGCTCTTGCTGTTGAAAATTTACCTTTAAATCAACAACTTTATTTTTTCAGAATTTTAACAACTAATGAAGCAGCTGAGTTATTTTCATATTTAGAAGATGAATCCAAAACTAAATTAGTCCACTCTTTTACTGAAGATTGAGGAAAAGAAATTATTCAGGAGTTGCAAAGTGACGAGCTTGCTGACTTGCTTGAAGAATTACCAGTTAATTTACAAAAGAAAATTCTTTCGGAAACTCCACCTGAAAAACGGAACTTAATTAACGAAATTCTTAAGTTTGACGACAATCAAGTTGGAAGTATTATGTCTGTGGACATTTTTCCGATTCAAAATACATGAACATGTGCAAAAGCGCTAAGAAGAATTAAAGAAATGTACTTTGATGATGAAAAAGAGTTCACTCACTATTTTTATGTAACTGACGAAAAAGGTATTTTGCTTGGTAGTGTAACCTTTGAAGAAATTGTTTTTACTGATCGGTCAAGCACGATTGATGAAATTTATTCTTCAGTTCGTAGTGTGCATACTTATGACAACAAAGAAGAAGCAGCAAACATTTTCGCAGACCATGACTCTTCATCTTTACCAGTTGTTAATATTGAAAATCGTTTAATTGGGATGATTACATCAGATGATGTTATTGACGTTATTCGTGATTCTGCAACTGAGGATATTTATAAGATTGCCGGAATTAGTGCTGCCGATAGTGAAGAAGCATATTTAAAAAGATCAGTACTTTCTTTTGTTAAATCACGTGTGTTTTGACTAATTATTTTGTTAATTTCAGCGACATTAAGCGAATTAATTATTCAAACTTTCTTGAATTTTACCGAAAATTATTTCAAATTAAGCTTACGTGTTTCACTCTCTGCTGCAATCATTTCGTCTATTTTACCAGTTATTAGTGGTAGTGCCGGAAATGCTGGTTCGCAAGCATCTTCAACGATTATTCGTGCAATTGCACTTGGTGAAATTCCAAAAGGACAATATATGAAAGCAATCCGCAAAGAGCTTTGCGTTGCTTTAATTTTAGGTGCGATCTTATTTATTGTTAACTTTTTGCGTTTAGTCGTTTATTTCTCAATTTCAGGTGATTTGATTCGACAAACTAAAAATATTTTATTATTTACCTTAGCATCTTCTGTATCGCTTTATTTTGTAATTATTATTGCAAAATTACTTGGTACAGCAATTCCGTTAGTAGCTTCAAGATTAAAACGTGATCCAGCGGTTATGTCTGCACCGATTTTAACTACTCTTTCGGACGCTATTTCAGTCCTTTTTGCATTTTCAACTTTAATCTTAATTTTCTATCTTGCTTATAAAGTGTTTGTGAATCAACCAGCTAGCGCGATGGAAGTCAATGCTTTGATTTCTTTGGTTAATTAA
- a CDS encoding MPN527 family putative ECF transporter permease subunit translates to MQKKFKIKQITYVAIMIALSLVMNLIGKFLKFSFLSFDFSLIFIFLIYYYLGIKGLLVGILSRFLISCFFIAYEGIFSIIGQSILTLVHLIFCLTFHFLSYILFNKKPKYWFWWLCLKLILTLIITTLLISTINTFFFNVVYFRIFETIQNLSLLELVNTYSSPNNEWLRLLFFGIKNYFLASYALYISFNLINLIVICLVIWQVLRVFNNSHLEIYLNIHNTKFTNQW, encoded by the coding sequence ATGCAGAAAAAATTCAAAATTAAACAAATTACCTATGTCGCAATAATGATTGCACTATCTTTGGTAATGAATTTAATTGGTAAATTTTTAAAATTTTCTTTTCTAAGTTTTGATTTTTCACTAATCTTTATTTTCTTAATTTACTATTACTTAGGAATTAAAGGATTATTAGTCGGAATTTTAAGCCGATTTTTAATTAGTTGTTTTTTTATAGCTTATGAAGGTATTTTTAGCATTATTGGACAATCAATTCTTACCTTAGTACATTTGATTTTTTGTTTAACATTTCACTTTTTAAGCTATATTTTATTTAATAAAAAACCAAAATATTGATTTTGATGACTTTGTTTGAAATTAATATTAACTTTAATTATTACGACTTTATTGATTTCAACAATTAATACTTTCTTTTTCAATGTTGTCTACTTTAGAATTTTCGAAACAATTCAAAATTTATCACTTTTAGAATTAGTAAATACTTATTCAAGTCCAAATAATGAATGGTTAAGATTATTGTTTTTTGGAATTAAAAACTACTTTTTAGCTTCTTACGCACTTTATATTAGTTTTAATTTAATTAATTTAATAGTTATTTGTTTAGTTATTTGACAAGTATTAAGAGTCTTTAATAACTCACATTTAGAAATTTATTTAAATATTCATAATACGAAATTTACCAACCAATGATAG